A single window of Sphaerodactylus townsendi isolate TG3544 linkage group LG03, MPM_Stown_v2.3, whole genome shotgun sequence DNA harbors:
- the LOC125428855 gene encoding zinc finger protein 397-like: MMIPAGASLHECLICGKRFQKKNYLAKHQRIHVRPKLYQCSECGEGFNWREGFIRHRGMHTGEKLHECSQCGKCFSQRESLIRHKKIHTGKKPYECHECGKNFCRRDSLVRHQKIHTGEKPYECLECGKSFNQREVLIRHQRIHTGEKPFECQQCRESFTRRAILNRHEQVHLEESDFLIL; the protein is encoded by the coding sequence ATGATGATCCCTGCTGGAGCATCCTTACATGAGTGCCTCATCTGTGGGAAACGCTTCCAGAAAAAGAATTACCTTGCAAAACACCAGAGGATTCATGTGAGACCTAAACTATACCAGTGCTCGGAGTGCGGGGAAGGCTTCAATTGGAGAGAAGGATTTATAAGACACAGGGGGATGCACACTGGCGAGAAGCTGCATGAATGCAGCCAGTgtggaaaatgtttcagccagagggAGAGCCTGATCAGGCACAAGAAAATCCATACAGGGAAGAAGCCGTACGAATGCCATGAGTGTGGGAAGAACTTCTGTCGGAGGGATTCGCTGGTTCGACATCAGAAGatccatacaggggagaagccatatgaaTGCCTTGAGTGTGGGAAAAGTTTTAATCAGCGAGAAGTACTGATCCggcatcagagaatccacactggggaaaagccATTTGAGTGCCAGCAGTGTAGGGAGAGCTTCACTCGAAGAGCCATACTGAACAGACATGAACAAGTCCATCTGGAAGAGAGTGACTTTTTAATACTCTGA